A single Ziziphus jujuba cultivar Dongzao chromosome 11, ASM3175591v1 DNA region contains:
- the LOC107432100 gene encoding uncharacterized protein LOC107432100 yields MMPQVDLETLVSACAGGSMDRKIACETLADGEKQPEEDSGQPEVPPDFPPESFWLSRDAELDWFDRNAFFERKESTKGSNSTNLNPNINPSSNSNSQRFSMNLKSKAAIIGLPKPQKTYVDTKNLKHCKAGNIHLFPKRSVSSGKSDSAMVEPSSPKVSCMGRVRSKRDRKRRMRKNRHRQSEPAKQKTVPEERRKSGFLASFRAIFLSAGRRKRTHEVEPKPADLSESPPRQSMSRRGREFLEVDIDVPSSNSLGRKSVESEPPSLGGMNRFASGRRSESWAVEAGGGLV; encoded by the coding sequence ATGATGCCACAAGTCGATTTGGAAACACTAGTTTCCGCCTGTGCTGGAGGCTCTATGGATCGGAAAATCGCATGCGAGACCCTCGCCGACGGCGAAAAACAGCCGGAGGAAGATTCTGGTCAACCGGAAGTTCCGCCTGATTTCCCGCCGGAATCTTTCTGGTTATCCAGAGACGCCGAGCTCGATTGGTTCGACCGCAACGCTTTCTTCGAACGGAAAGAATCGACTAAAGGATCCAATTCAACTAATTTGAATCCGAATATCAATCCGAGTTCTAACTCGAATTCTCAGCGGTTTTCCATGAATTTAAAATCAAAGGCCGCGATTATTGGCCTACCGAAGCCTCAGAAAACTTACGTCGACACGAAGAATCTGAAGCATTGCAAGGCAGGGAATATCCATCTGTTTCCGAAACGTTCCGTGTCTTCGGGAAAATCGGACTCTGCGATGGTCGAACCGTCTTCGCCTAAGGTTTCGTGTATGGGACGTGTGAGATCCAAGAGAGACCGTAAGCGCCGGATGAGAAAGAACCGCCACAGACAGTCTGAACCGGCCAAGCAAAAAACCGTACCGGAAGAGAGACGGAAATCGGGATTTCTCGCTAGTTTCCGAGCCATTTTCCTTTCCGCAGGCCGAAGAAAGCGGACGCATGAGGTCGAACCGAAACCGGCCGATTTGTCTGAATCACCACCGAGGCAGAGCATGTCGAGGAGAGGGCGCGAGTTTTTGGAGGTGGATATCGACGTTCCTTCGTCGAATTCGCTAGGGAGGAAAAGCGTGGAGAGTGAACCGCCGAGCCTGGGAGGCATGAACCGGTTCGCGTCTGGTAGGAGATCGGAATCTTGGGCGGTTGAGGCTGGAGGAGGGTTGGTGTAA
- the LOC107432099 gene encoding alpha carbonic anhydrase 1, chloroplastic — MFFLLPCFYVCQGNRQLSSTLITTMIPRISFSILLLALLVIGASSTSTDANAPEFSYEGGNGPEKWGTLTSSYTQCSNGKMQSPVNIVNNQVTRGKTFKSLTRIYNPCNSTLINNGFNVGIHFEEYAGVMVVDGKNYTLKQLHYHSPSEHQLQGVQYPVEQHLVHRADDGSSSVVAILYQYDKPDPFLAKFMDKLTELAKENCQSHEQAHIAVGTLDLKLLKKQTRKFYRYIGSLTTPPCTEQVIWNILARVRSISKEQVEALKAPVRSNCKNNARPLQPLNGRQVELYAEIDHDD; from the exons AtgttcttccttcttccttgtTTTTATGTTTGTCAAGGTAACCGGCAGCTTAGTTCGACATTAATAACAACGATGATTCCTAGAATATCCTTCTCCATCCTGCTTCTTGCTTTGCTTGTTATTGGTGCTTCGTCTACCTCGACAG ATGCGAATGCACCAGAATTCAGCTATGAGGGCGGGAATGGGCCAGAGAAATGGGGAACCTTAACTTCATCTTACACACAATGCTCAAATGGGAAGATGCAGTCTCCTGTGAACATTGTAAATAACCAAGTTACTCGGGGCAAAACATTCAAGTCCTTAACCAGAATCTACAATCCTTGCAATTCTACTCTCATCAACAACGGCTTCAACGTTGGG ATACATTTCGAAGAGTATGCGGGAGTGATGGTTGTTGATGGTAAGAATTACACCTTGAAGCAATTGCATTATCATTCTCCTTCCGAGCATCAACTTCAGGGAGTCCA GTATCCAGTGGAGCAACATTTAGTCCACCGGGCAGATGATGGAAGCAGCTCAGTTGTTGCAATCCTCTACCAATACGATAAACCCGATCCATTCCTCGCaaag TTCATGGACAAATTGACAGAGCTAGCTAAGGAGAATTGTCAAAGCCACGAGCAGGCTCATATTGCCGTTGGAACTTTGGATCTGAAGCTACTCAAGAAACAGACGCGCAAATTTTACAGATACATAGGCTCTCTCACTACTCCTCCATGCACTGAGCAAGTCATTTGGAACATCCTTGCCAGG GTAAGAAGCATATCCAAGGAGCAGGTAGAGGCTCTAAAAGCACCAGTACGTTCAAATTGCAAGAACAATGCAAGGCCATTGCAGCCCCTTAATGGTCGTCAGGTTGAGCTTTATGCCGAGATCGACCACGACGActaa